One Roseomonas gilardii subsp. gilardii genomic region harbors:
- the minC gene encoding septum site-determining protein MinC produces the protein MSAQVANLRPGGAVDLFRLRAANFSLLVLRLLDARVEAVVPAIADQFRRAPGFLRNAPIAIGLDDLEDGAQVDFETLIRELRAAAIQPIGTTGGSPALRSAALSAGLPPLRSVGDAKEEIPAFTQAPSAAPAPEPVAAPEAPPARRTMIVDGSVRAGQRVWAQGCDLVINGTVNPGGEVIADGHVHVWGALKGRAVAGGAEDTEARVFALQFDPELVSIAGYYAVRDGLGEAPIGKAVQARLVGESMRFDRLG, from the coding sequence ATGTCCGCACAGGTTGCCAATCTCCGCCCCGGTGGGGCCGTCGATCTCTTCCGGCTGAGAGCCGCCAATTTCAGCCTGCTGGTCCTGCGCCTGTTGGATGCACGGGTGGAGGCGGTGGTGCCGGCCATCGCCGACCAGTTCCGCCGCGCCCCGGGCTTCCTGCGCAACGCGCCGATCGCCATCGGGCTGGACGACCTGGAGGACGGCGCGCAGGTCGATTTCGAGACGCTGATCCGGGAACTGCGCGCCGCGGCTATCCAGCCCATCGGCACCACCGGCGGCTCGCCCGCCCTGCGCTCGGCCGCCCTTTCGGCCGGGCTGCCGCCCCTGCGCAGCGTGGGGGACGCGAAGGAGGAGATTCCCGCCTTCACCCAGGCCCCGTCCGCCGCCCCGGCGCCCGAACCGGTGGCCGCGCCGGAGGCGCCGCCCGCCCGGCGCACCATGATCGTGGACGGTTCCGTGCGCGCCGGGCAGCGGGTCTGGGCCCAGGGCTGCGACCTGGTGATCAACGGCACGGTCAATCCGGGCGGGGAGGTGATCGCGGACGGCCATGTCCATGTCTGGGGCGCGCTGAAGGGCCGGGCCGTGGCCGGTGGGGCGGAGGATACCGAGGCGCGGGTCTTCGCCTTGCAATTCGACCCCGAACTGGTGTCCATCGCGGGTTACTACGCGGTGCGCGACGGGCTGGGCGAGGCGCCGATCGGCAAGGCGGTGCAGGCACGGCTGGTGGGCGAGAGCATGCGCTTCGACCGGCTGGGCTGA
- the minD gene encoding septum site-determining protein MinD encodes MAQVIVVTSGKGGVGKTTSSAAIATGLAQTGKKVAVIDFDVGLRNLDLIMGVERRVVFDLVNVISGEARLSQALIRDKRVDTLSILPASQTRDKEALTKEGVGKVIDDLGKDFDYILCDSPAGIEKGALLALYFADQAIVVTNPEVSSVRDSDRILGVLQSKSRRAEENKDPVREHLLVTRYDPARVEKGEMLKLDDIQEILRIPLLGVIPESESVLKASNTGNPVILDAESNAGQAYKDSVARFLGEERPMRFLGVEKKGLLSRLFGGRAA; translated from the coding sequence ATGGCGCAGGTGATCGTGGTGACTTCGGGCAAGGGCGGCGTGGGCAAGACCACGTCCTCCGCCGCCATTGCGACCGGGCTGGCACAGACGGGCAAGAAGGTGGCGGTGATCGACTTCGACGTCGGCCTGCGGAACCTGGACCTGATCATGGGTGTCGAGCGGCGCGTCGTCTTCGACCTGGTGAACGTCATCTCCGGCGAGGCGCGGCTGAGCCAGGCGCTGATCCGCGACAAGCGCGTGGATACGCTGAGCATCCTTCCCGCCTCCCAGACGCGCGACAAGGAAGCGCTGACGAAGGAGGGCGTGGGCAAGGTCATCGACGACCTGGGCAAGGACTTCGACTACATCCTCTGCGACAGCCCGGCGGGCATCGAGAAGGGCGCGCTGCTGGCGCTCTACTTCGCCGATCAGGCGATCGTGGTGACCAATCCCGAGGTCTCCTCGGTCCGCGACAGCGACCGCATCCTGGGCGTGCTGCAGAGCAAGTCCCGCCGCGCCGAGGAGAACAAGGACCCGGTGCGGGAGCACCTGCTCGTCACCCGCTATGACCCGGCGCGGGTGGAGAAGGGCGAGATGCTGAAGCTCGACGACATCCAGGAGATCCTGCGGATCCCCCTGCTGGGCGTGATCCCGGAGAGCGAGAGCGTGCTCAAGGCCTCCAACACCGGCAACCCGGTGATCCTGGATGCCGAGAGCAATGCCGGCCAGGCCTACAAGGATTCGGTGGCCCGTTTCCTCGGCGAGGAGCGGCCGATGCGCTTCCTGGGCGTGGAGAAGAAGGGCCTGCTGTCGCGCCTGTTTGGCGGGAGGGCCGCATGA
- the minE gene encoding cell division topological specificity factor MinE, translating to MSWLAFFRNRKPEPQTAAAAKDRLQIILSHERISRNGEDFLPKLQQEIVELVARHVAINPEKVKVDLERGSDLSALAITVELPGPEAVAPKAAAKASEGTAGKAAAKAEGEKAPGGDKPAEKAAAKLPEKAREKHVG from the coding sequence ATGAGTTGGCTCGCCTTCTTCCGCAACCGCAAGCCGGAGCCCCAGACCGCCGCCGCGGCCAAGGACCGGCTGCAGATCATCCTGAGCCATGAGCGGATCAGCCGGAACGGCGAGGATTTCCTGCCCAAGCTGCAGCAGGAGATCGTCGAGCTGGTGGCGCGGCATGTCGCGATCAACCCGGAGAAGGTGAAGGTCGATCTGGAGCGGGGCTCCGATCTCTCGGCCCTGGCCATCACCGTGGAACTGCCGGGCCCCGAGGCGGTGGCGCCGAAAGCCGCCGCCAAGGCATCCGAGGGGACGGCCGGGAAGGCGGCTGCGAAGGCCGAGGGGGAGAAGGCCCCGGGAGGCGACAAGCCAGCCGAGAAGGCGGCCGCCAAGCTGCCGGAAAAGGCCCGCGAGAAGCACGTCGGCTGA
- a CDS encoding MarR family winged helix-turn-helix transcriptional regulator produces MDQAHAPTNLDFSYRLLLLARRWRALIDARLQQEGLTDAVWRPLVHLAKLGDGVHQKDLAASLGIERPSLVRLLDALERDGFVERNADKNDRRARCLRLTPAGQAIVAQVRPRIQEMEQELLAGLPEDELQLCTRVLEQLDQRIATIRPG; encoded by the coding sequence ATGGATCAGGCGCACGCCCCCACCAACCTGGACTTCAGTTACCGCCTCCTGCTGCTGGCGCGGCGCTGGCGGGCCCTGATCGACGCGCGGTTGCAGCAGGAGGGGCTGACGGATGCCGTCTGGCGGCCGCTGGTGCATCTCGCCAAGCTGGGCGATGGAGTGCATCAGAAGGACTTGGCTGCCTCACTCGGGATCGAGCGGCCCAGCCTCGTCCGGCTGCTGGATGCGCTGGAGCGGGACGGCTTCGTGGAGCGCAACGCCGACAAGAACGACCGCCGCGCCCGCTGCCTGCGCCTGACCCCCGCAGGCCAGGCCATCGTGGCCCAGGTCCGGCCGCGCATCCAGGAGATGGAGCAGGAGCTGCTCGCCGGCCTGCCGGAGGACGAGCTCCAGCTCTGCACCAGGGTGTTGGAACAGCTCGACCAACGCATCGCGACGATCCGGCCAGGATAA
- a CDS encoding NUDIX domain-containing protein, with amino-acid sequence MDDRVRMREVRVLSDDTYILRRNTFDFRRRDGRWQTLVRETYDRGDGAAILLWEPEKRTVLLVRQFRFPAYAVGHKEDLVEVPAGLLDARSPEEAIRREAEEEAGIRLDMPRRLFEAFMSPGAVTERITFFMAEYSAADRIGAGGGLEEEGEDISTLEVPLDEALAMIRRGEIVDAKTIMLLQYARLHELGEA; translated from the coding sequence ATGGACGACCGCGTGCGCATGCGCGAGGTCCGCGTGCTGTCCGACGACACCTATATCCTGCGGCGGAACACCTTCGATTTCCGCCGCCGCGATGGGCGCTGGCAGACCCTGGTGCGGGAAACCTATGACCGGGGCGATGGGGCCGCGATCCTGCTCTGGGAGCCGGAGAAGCGCACGGTGCTGCTGGTGCGGCAGTTCCGCTTTCCCGCCTATGCGGTGGGGCACAAGGAGGATCTGGTCGAGGTCCCGGCCGGCCTGCTGGACGCGCGCAGCCCCGAGGAAGCGATCCGGCGCGAGGCGGAAGAGGAGGCCGGCATCCGCCTGGACATGCCGCGCCGGCTCTTCGAGGCGTTCATGAGCCCCGGCGCCGTGACCGAGCGGATCACCTTCTTCATGGCCGAGTACAGCGCCGCCGACCGCATCGGCGCCGGCGGCGGGCTGGAGGAGGAGGGCGAGGATATCAGCACGCTGGAGGTGCCACTGGACGAGGCCCTGGCGATGATCCGGCGTGGCGAGATCGTGGACGCCAAGACGATCATGCTGCTGCAATACGCCCGCCTGCACGAGCTGGGCGAAGCCTGA
- a CDS encoding bifunctional transcriptional activator/DNA repair enzyme AdaA: MSDTLLSPPEAPLPDEADRLWDSLLRREPRRDAVYAVTTQGVWCRFGCPSRLPLRRNTRFFADGGAAEAAGFRPCRRCDPRGERSRLHAEAVRAACEMIETAEGIPSLAVLAERAGYARHHFLRLFREVTGVTPRSYAEGVRARRLQRALGEGARVADAVAEAGFGSESRVYGAPGSVLGMTPGAARRGGAGEEIRTAFAESTLGLLLVGATEKGVCFLGFGEDREGLEGDLRHRFPRAAIRPAPEELADILRGVVGFIAEPKAALSLPLDLRGTAFQRRVWEALQRIPLGETRSYGALARAMGEPRAVRAVARACACNPVSLAVPCHRVLGQDGDLTGYRWGLERKRALLAGEAAGQGARASRPGKDRSARAACPADEPPGGRSTATAGAVAG; this comes from the coding sequence ATGAGCGACACCCTGCTTTCCCCTCCCGAAGCGCCCCTTCCCGATGAGGCGGACCGCCTCTGGGACTCGCTGCTGCGACGCGAGCCGCGCCGCGACGCGGTCTATGCGGTGACAACGCAGGGCGTCTGGTGCCGCTTCGGCTGCCCCTCGCGCCTGCCCCTGCGCCGCAACACCCGCTTCTTCGCCGATGGCGGGGCGGCGGAGGCGGCGGGCTTCCGGCCCTGCCGGCGCTGCGACCCTCGTGGCGAGCGGAGCCGGCTGCATGCCGAGGCCGTGCGCGCCGCCTGCGAGATGATCGAGACGGCGGAGGGCATCCCCTCCCTGGCCGTGCTGGCGGAACGGGCAGGCTATGCCCGGCATCACTTCCTGCGCCTGTTCCGCGAGGTGACGGGCGTGACGCCACGTTCCTATGCCGAGGGCGTGCGGGCCCGGCGGCTGCAACGCGCGCTGGGCGAGGGCGCGCGCGTGGCGGATGCGGTCGCGGAGGCCGGTTTCGGCAGCGAGAGCCGCGTCTACGGGGCGCCGGGCAGCGTGCTGGGCATGACGCCGGGCGCGGCGCGGCGGGGCGGGGCGGGGGAGGAGATCCGGACCGCCTTCGCCGAGAGCACCCTGGGCCTGCTGCTGGTGGGCGCCACGGAGAAGGGGGTCTGCTTCCTGGGATTCGGGGAGGACCGGGAGGGGCTGGAGGGCGACCTGCGGCACCGTTTCCCCCGGGCCGCGATCCGCCCGGCGCCAGAGGAGCTGGCGGACATCCTGCGCGGCGTGGTGGGCTTCATCGCGGAGCCGAAGGCGGCCCTGTCGCTGCCGCTGGACCTGCGCGGCACCGCCTTCCAGCGGCGGGTCTGGGAGGCACTGCAACGCATCCCCCTGGGCGAGACGCGCAGCTATGGCGCTCTGGCCCGCGCCATGGGCGAGCCCCGGGCGGTGCGGGCGGTGGCACGGGCCTGTGCCTGCAACCCGGTCTCGCTGGCGGTGCCCTGCCACCGCGTGCTGGGGCAGGATGGCGACCTCACCGGCTACCGCTGGGGCCTGGAGCGCAAGCGGGCGCTGCTGGCCGGCGAGGCGGCGGGGCAAGGGGCGCGGGCATCACGCCCCGGGAAGGACCGGTCCGCGCGAGCGGCCTGTCCCGCCGACGAACCCCCGGGTGGGCGCAGCACGGCCACGGCCGGGGCCGTGGCGGGCTGA
- the pyk gene encoding pyruvate kinase, with translation MATLGPASSTPEMIERLFRAGADVFRLNFSHGSHEGHAANIVSIRALEKKVGRPIGILADVQGPKLRVGKFGGGRVQLQTGQGFRLDLSPVPGDSRRVQLPHPEIIAAANIGTTLLLDDGKLRLRVTRKREDHLETEVVVGGPLSDRKGVNVPDVVLPIPALTEKDRADLAFVLPLGIEYIGLSFVQRPEDVAEAKKIADGRAWIMVKMEKPQAVENLDAILSLTDCVMVARGDLGVECPPEEVPLIQKRIVRAARNRGLPVVVATQMLESMISAPAPTRAEASDVATAVFDGADAVMLSAESAAGQYPFEAVNMMDRILSRVESDEGWRRLTDAARPEPLATTAGAIATAARQVAATIGAQAIATFTSTGSTTLRVARERPSSPILALTPEEDTARRLAVVWGAHALHSATPHSMTEMVGRATRAASTEGFANRGEEIVVTAGVPFGQAGTTNALRVATVGDKAPDKKG, from the coding sequence GTGGCCACGCTGGGCCCGGCGAGTTCGACACCGGAGATGATCGAGCGCCTGTTCCGCGCGGGCGCGGACGTGTTCCGGCTGAATTTCAGCCATGGCTCGCATGAGGGCCACGCCGCCAACATCGTCTCGATCCGGGCGCTGGAGAAGAAGGTCGGCCGCCCGATCGGCATCCTGGCCGATGTGCAGGGGCCGAAGCTGCGGGTCGGCAAGTTCGGCGGCGGCCGGGTGCAGTTGCAGACGGGGCAGGGCTTCCGCCTCGACCTCTCGCCGGTGCCGGGCGATTCGCGGCGCGTGCAGCTCCCGCATCCCGAGATCATCGCGGCCGCGAACATCGGCACCACGCTGCTGCTCGACGACGGCAAGCTGCGCCTGCGCGTGACCCGCAAGCGCGAGGACCACCTGGAGACCGAGGTGGTGGTGGGCGGCCCGCTGTCCGACCGCAAGGGCGTGAACGTGCCCGACGTGGTGCTGCCGATCCCTGCGCTGACGGAGAAGGACCGCGCCGATCTCGCCTTCGTGCTGCCGCTGGGCATCGAGTATATCGGCCTGAGCTTCGTGCAGCGCCCCGAGGACGTGGCGGAGGCGAAGAAGATCGCCGATGGCCGCGCCTGGATCATGGTGAAGATGGAGAAGCCGCAGGCGGTCGAGAATCTCGACGCGATCCTGTCGCTGACCGACTGCGTCATGGTGGCACGCGGCGACCTGGGCGTGGAATGCCCGCCCGAGGAAGTGCCGCTGATCCAGAAGCGCATCGTGCGTGCCGCGCGCAACCGCGGCCTGCCTGTGGTGGTGGCGACCCAGATGCTGGAGAGCATGATCTCCGCCCCCGCGCCCACCCGGGCCGAGGCTTCGGATGTCGCCACCGCGGTCTTCGACGGCGCCGATGCGGTGATGCTCTCGGCCGAGAGCGCGGCGGGCCAGTACCCCTTCGAGGCGGTCAACATGATGGACCGCATCCTGTCCCGCGTGGAGAGCGACGAGGGCTGGCGGCGCCTGACGGATGCCGCCCGGCCGGAACCGCTGGCCACCACCGCCGGCGCCATCGCCACCGCCGCCCGGCAGGTGGCCGCCACCATCGGCGCCCAGGCGATCGCCACCTTCACCTCCACCGGCTCCACCACGCTGCGTGTGGCGCGGGAGCGGCCCTCCTCCCCCATCCTGGCCCTGACGCCGGAGGAGGACACCGCCCGCCGCCTTGCCGTGGTCTGGGGCGCGCATGCGCTGCACTCCGCCACGCCGCACTCGATGACCGAGATGGTCGGCCGCGCCACCCGTGCCGCCTCCACCGAGGGCTTCGCCAATCGCGGCGAGGAGATCGTCGTCACCGCGGGCGTCCCCTTCGGCCAGGCCGGCACCACCAACGCCCTCCGCGTCGCCACCGTCGGCGACAAGGCACCAGACAAGAAAGGCTGA
- a CDS encoding GNAT family N-acetyltransferase has translation MTEGPGEAAPWRAMAAADLASVGWVAERVHADYPEDAAVFAERLSLFPEGCLVLAPASGGIGGYVIAHPWQIGQPPALNSLLGALPAAPDTLYIHDIALLPDRRGGGAAMQALARLEDLARRQGLPGLSLVAVGGSPGFWLRRGFREQADEALHGKLRSYDGAARYMVKDLAAG, from the coding sequence ATGACGGAAGGGCCGGGCGAGGCCGCCCCCTGGCGGGCCATGGCGGCGGCGGATCTCGCTTCCGTCGGGTGGGTCGCGGAGCGGGTGCATGCCGACTACCCGGAGGATGCGGCGGTCTTCGCCGAACGCCTGTCGCTCTTCCCCGAAGGCTGCCTGGTGCTGGCCCCCGCATCCGGAGGGATCGGCGGCTACGTGATCGCCCATCCCTGGCAGATCGGGCAGCCACCCGCCCTGAACAGCCTGCTCGGCGCCCTGCCGGCGGCCCCGGATACGCTCTACATCCACGATATCGCCCTGCTGCCGGACCGGCGCGGGGGTGGGGCCGCCATGCAGGCGCTGGCGCGGCTGGAAGACCTGGCGCGCCGGCAAGGGCTGCCGGGCCTGTCGCTCGTGGCGGTCGGGGGATCGCCCGGCTTCTGGCTCCGGCGCGGCTTCCGGGAGCAGGCGGACGAGGCACTGCACGGGAAGCTGCGGAGCTATGACGGGGCGGCGCGTTATATGGTGAAGGACCTCGCCGCGGGCTGA
- a CDS encoding TerC family protein, with protein MEASPLFWVLFNAGVLGLLLLDLGVFAKKDASGAPAPVPVRTALIKSAAYIALALLFFGWMRMSYGLTPEERATNSLEFLTGYLIEWSLSVDNIFVFVLLFARFGVPAAYQHRVLFWGIIGALVMRGVMILVGTALLREFDWLMVVFGLFLVWSGWKMLRSAEQEHDPADSGVLRWMRARLPVTDGFRGNAFTVREAGRWMVTPLLLVLVLIELTDLFFALDSIPAIFAVSTDPFIVYTANVFAILGLRAMYFALAGVIHRFHYLKHGLSVVLMIVGAKMLANWYAGGKAVPVEYALLLTGAIIATSIALSLWKTRNDKPQDVAHQGAAPEKVEALSGKSG; from the coding sequence ATGGAGGCCTCACCGCTTTTCTGGGTCCTGTTCAACGCGGGCGTCCTTGGCCTGCTGCTGCTCGACCTCGGCGTCTTCGCGAAGAAGGATGCCAGCGGCGCGCCCGCGCCCGTTCCCGTGCGCACCGCGCTGATCAAATCCGCCGCCTATATCGCCCTGGCGCTGCTGTTCTTCGGCTGGATGCGGATGAGCTACGGCCTCACGCCCGAGGAACGGGCGACCAACAGCCTGGAATTCCTCACCGGCTACCTGATCGAGTGGTCGCTCTCGGTCGACAACATCTTCGTCTTCGTCCTGCTCTTCGCCCGCTTCGGCGTGCCGGCGGCCTATCAGCACCGCGTGCTGTTCTGGGGCATCATCGGCGCCCTGGTGATGCGCGGCGTGATGATCCTGGTCGGCACCGCGCTGCTGCGCGAATTCGACTGGCTGATGGTGGTCTTCGGCCTGTTCCTGGTCTGGTCGGGCTGGAAGATGCTGCGTTCCGCCGAGCAGGAGCACGACCCCGCCGACAGCGGCGTGCTCCGCTGGATGCGGGCGCGCCTGCCGGTGACGGACGGCTTCCGCGGCAATGCCTTCACCGTGCGGGAGGCCGGCAGGTGGATGGTCACGCCGCTGCTTCTGGTGCTGGTGCTGATCGAGCTGACGGACCTGTTCTTCGCGCTGGACAGCATTCCGGCCATCTTCGCCGTCTCGACCGACCCGTTCATCGTCTACACGGCGAATGTCTTCGCCATCCTGGGCCTGCGCGCGATGTACTTCGCCCTGGCGGGGGTGATCCACCGCTTCCACTACCTGAAGCACGGGCTCTCGGTGGTGCTGATGATCGTGGGCGCGAAGATGCTGGCCAACTGGTATGCGGGCGGCAAGGCGGTGCCGGTGGAATACGCGCTGCTGCTGACCGGCGCGATCATCGCCACCTCCATCGCCCTGTCGCTGTGGAAGACCCGCAACGACAAGCCGCAGGACGTGGCGCATCAGGGGGCCGCACCGGAGAAGGTGGAGGCGCTGAGCGGCAAGAGCGGCTGA
- a CDS encoding PepSY-associated TM helix domain-containing protein: MSAANPELRAFIARLHFLIGLFVGPFLLVAAFTGTLYVLTPQIENALYRDVLRTDTTGPAHSLEAQAEAARALVGPAPRLSAVRPAIAPGHTTRVLFAQPGLGDSESRAVFVDPVTLAIRGDLTVYGTTGVLPFRTALDYLHSNLMLGAYGRAYSELAASWLWIMALGGVLLWLWRRTGRLSRQNPANRRLRTRRLHGLIGVTVSLGLLFLSASGLTWSQWAGGRIGVLRAEIGWVTPSVSLALPADATDAARGSAGAPGAQHAEEHAGHHASGAAMPATAASPALSAPVPQLDAVLAVARAAGINSPLVELRLPRSGQAWVVREFDRNWPTQADTVAIDPRTLAVTDRADFADFPLVAKLIRWGIDLHMGLLFGLASQVLMAATGVGLIAATLYGYRIWWQNRPAPGAPPRTLLHAFLRLSLLQRGSAVAVALALGWALPVAGVSLIGFLAVDVLRWRLSRPDPRALPAE; encoded by the coding sequence ATGAGCGCCGCCAATCCCGAGCTGCGGGCCTTCATCGCCCGGCTGCACTTCCTGATCGGCCTGTTCGTCGGCCCCTTCCTGCTGGTCGCCGCCTTCACCGGCACGCTCTACGTGCTGACCCCGCAGATCGAGAACGCTCTGTACCGCGACGTGCTGCGCACCGATACGACCGGCCCGGCGCACAGCCTGGAGGCACAGGCCGAGGCCGCGCGTGCCCTGGTCGGTCCGGCGCCGCGCCTCTCGGCGGTGCGGCCCGCCATCGCGCCGGGCCACACCACGCGGGTGCTGTTCGCACAGCCCGGCCTGGGCGATTCCGAGAGCCGCGCGGTCTTCGTGGACCCGGTGACGCTGGCGATTCGGGGCGACCTCACGGTCTATGGCACCACCGGCGTCCTGCCCTTCCGCACCGCGCTGGATTACCTGCACAGCAACCTGATGCTGGGCGCCTACGGGCGCGCCTATAGCGAGCTCGCGGCCTCCTGGCTCTGGATCATGGCCCTGGGCGGCGTGCTGCTCTGGCTCTGGCGGCGCACCGGCCGGCTGTCGCGGCAGAATCCGGCGAACCGGCGCCTGCGGACGCGGCGACTGCACGGGCTGATCGGCGTCACCGTCTCGCTCGGCCTCCTGTTCCTCTCGGCCTCCGGTCTGACCTGGTCGCAATGGGCCGGGGGGCGGATCGGCGTGCTGCGCGCCGAGATTGGCTGGGTGACCCCGTCGGTAAGTCTCGCCCTGCCAGCGGACGCGACGGATGCAGCCCGGGGCTCAGCCGGAGCGCCCGGCGCGCAGCATGCAGAGGAACATGCGGGCCATCACGCCAGCGGCGCGGCGATGCCGGCCACCGCCGCGTCGCCAGCCCTGTCGGCACCGGTTCCGCAGCTCGACGCCGTGCTGGCCGTGGCACGGGCCGCCGGTATCAATTCGCCACTGGTGGAGCTTCGCCTGCCGCGCAGCGGACAGGCCTGGGTGGTGCGGGAATTCGACCGGAACTGGCCGACGCAGGCGGATACGGTGGCCATCGACCCGCGCACGCTGGCGGTGACGGATCGCGCCGACTTCGCGGACTTCCCTCTGGTCGCCAAGCTGATCCGCTGGGGCATCGACCTTCATATGGGCCTGCTCTTCGGGCTGGCGAGCCAGGTGCTGATGGCAGCCACCGGGGTCGGGCTGATCGCCGCGACCCTCTATGGCTACCGCATCTGGTGGCAGAACCGCCCCGCGCCCGGAGCGCCGCCCAGGACGCTGCTCCATGCATTCCTGCGCCTCTCCCTGCTGCAGCGCGGGTCGGCCGTGGCGGTCGCGCTGGCACTGGGCTGGGCACTGCCGGTCGCAGGCGTCAGCCTGATCGGCTTCCTTGCGGTGGATGTACTGCGCTGGCGGCTGTCGCGGCCAGATCCGCGCGCGCTGCCGGCGGAGTAG
- a CDS encoding DUF2946 family protein: MPRLARPLLRLLAILLLLQWAGGMLPHLLPGISHGVSPDGVKGETVMICSPDGMRTIQLGEDGQPAGRDAAPPLCCLLCPGPMPGAEPTPLPTIQGPREATAPAIATLALVRLFSFLDPPRVRHSRAPPLA, encoded by the coding sequence ATGCCGCGCTTGGCCCGCCCCCTGCTCCGCCTCCTGGCCATCCTGCTGCTGCTGCAGTGGGCGGGCGGGATGCTGCCGCATCTCCTGCCCGGCATCTCCCACGGTGTCTCCCCGGACGGCGTAAAGGGCGAGACGGTGATGATCTGCTCGCCCGACGGCATGCGGACGATCCAGCTCGGCGAGGACGGACAGCCGGCCGGGCGGGATGCCGCCCCGCCGCTCTGCTGCCTCCTCTGCCCCGGCCCCATGCCGGGCGCGGAACCGACGCCCCTGCCGACGATCCAGGGTCCGCGCGAGGCTACCGCCCCGGCCATCGCCACCTTGGCGCTGGTCCGCCTTTTCTCCTTTCTTGATCCGCCACGGGTCCGGCACTCCCGCGCCCCTCCCTTGGCCTGA
- a CDS encoding glycerate kinase type-2 family protein: protein MSESEASQGRSHTAPAEAGDPWARRTLRKLFEAGLRAADPRAVLAKHLPEKPRSGRVLVLGAGKASALMAQALEEAWPDVAMSGLVVTRYGHAVPTRHVEIAEASHPVPDAAGEAAARRMLALTEGLRAEDLVIFLASGGGSALLSLPAPGLTLADKQAVNRALLASGATIGDMSIVRKHLSAIKGGRLAAACHPARVVTLAISDVPGDDPGTIASGPTVPEAAGYAEARAILKRFGIALPEAVARRLAEASDPVPKPGDPRLAGSEFRLIATPMMALQAVAREAAAEGLHPIILGDALEGEARELGTVLAGIARSVADHGIPAPKPCVILSGGETTVTIRHPEPGRGGRNTEALLGFALAAAGRPGTWALMGDTDGIDGVEEAAGALATPDTLARARALGLDAREAQAVHDATGFFAALGDLVVTGPTLTNVNDLRIVLVA from the coding sequence ATGAGTGAATCCGAAGCCTCGCAGGGCCGATCGCACACGGCGCCGGCCGAGGCCGGCGATCCCTGGGCGCGGCGGACCCTCCGGAAGCTCTTCGAGGCCGGGCTGCGCGCGGCCGATCCGCGCGCGGTGCTGGCGAAGCACCTGCCGGAGAAACCGCGATCGGGCCGGGTGCTGGTGCTGGGCGCCGGCAAGGCCTCGGCGCTGATGGCCCAGGCGCTGGAGGAAGCCTGGCCCGACGTGGCGATGTCGGGCCTGGTCGTCACCCGCTACGGCCATGCCGTGCCGACGCGGCATGTGGAGATCGCCGAGGCCAGCCATCCCGTGCCCGACGCGGCGGGCGAGGCGGCGGCTCGGCGGATGCTGGCGCTGACGGAAGGGCTCAGGGCGGAGGATCTGGTGATCTTCCTGGCCTCGGGCGGCGGCTCGGCCCTGCTGTCCCTGCCCGCCCCCGGGCTGACGCTGGCCGACAAGCAGGCGGTCAACCGCGCCCTGCTCGCCTCCGGCGCCACGATCGGCGACATGAGCATCGTGCGGAAGCACCTGTCGGCCATCAAGGGCGGGCGGCTGGCGGCGGCCTGCCATCCGGCGCGGGTGGTGACGCTGGCCATCTCCGACGTGCCGGGCGACGATCCCGGCACCATCGCCTCCGGCCCCACCGTGCCCGAGGCCGCGGGCTATGCCGAGGCGCGCGCCATCCTGAAGCGCTTCGGCATCGCCCTGCCCGAGGCGGTGGCGCGGCGGCTGGCGGAAGCCTCCGATCCCGTGCCCAAGCCGGGTGACCCGCGCCTGGCGGGCAGCGAGTTCCGCCTGATCGCCACGCCGATGATGGCGCTCCAGGCCGTGGCCCGGGAGGCCGCCGCCGAGGGGCTGCACCCGATCATCCTGGGCGATGCTCTGGAGGGCGAGGCGCGGGAGCTGGGCACGGTGCTGGCCGGCATCGCGCGCTCGGTGGCCGATCACGGCATCCCGGCGCCGAAGCCCTGCGTCATCCTGTCCGGCGGCGAGACCACGGTGACGATCCGCCACCCCGAGCCCGGGCGCGGCGGGCGCAACACCGAGGCGCTGCTGGGCTTCGCGCTCGCCGCCGCCGGGCGCCCCGGCACCTGGGCGCTGATGGGCGACACGGATGGCATCGACGGGGTGGAGGAGGCTGCCGGTGCCCTGGCCACGCCCGACACCCTGGCCCGCGCCCGGGCGCTCGGCCTCGATGCGCGGGAGGCCCAGGCCGTCCACGACGCCACCGGCTTCTTCGCCGCCCTCGGGGACCTGGTGGTGACCGGGCCCACGCTGACCAACGTCAATGACCTGCGCATCGTCCTCGTCGCCTGA